Proteins encoded by one window of Scatophagus argus isolate fScaArg1 chromosome 4, fScaArg1.pri, whole genome shotgun sequence:
- the med27 gene encoding mediator of RNA polymerase II transcription subunit 27 codes for MADVVNVGVNLDAFSHAISGIQALRSSVSRVFESLKDGMKNRETLEGREKQFIAEFQDNLQAVNRDLNELERLSGLVGRPSESHPLHNSGLLSLDPVQDKTPLYSQLLQAYKWSNKLQYHAGLASSLLNQQSLKRSANQMGASAKRRPKVQPSTLVLPPQYVDDVISRIGRMFPDMTIELFRPNGTSAVLLVTLGKVLKAIVVMRSLFIDRTVVRGFSENVYNEDGKLDIWTKSQYQVFQKVTDHATTALLHYQLPQMPDVVVRSFMTWLRSYIKLFQSSCQRCGRFLQDGLPPTWRDFRTLEAFHDTCRM; via the exons ATGGCAGACGTGGTGAACGTTGGGGTGAATTTGGACGCTTTCTCTCATGCCATCAGCGGCATACAGGCACTCCGCTCCAGCGTGAGCCGCGTGTTTGAGTCCCTGAAGGACGGTATGAAGAACCGAGAGACGTTGGAGGGCCGAGAGAAGCAGTTTATAGCCGAATTTCAGGACAACCTGCAGGCAGTCAACAGAGACCTCAA tgaGTTGGAGCGTCTCAGTGGTCTGGTTGGTCGGCCCTCAGAGTCTCATCCTCTCCACAATAGTGGTCTTCTCAGTCTGGATCCAGTTCAGGACAAAACTCCATTATAttctcagctgctgcaggcctACAAGTGGTCCAACAAG tTGCAGTACCACGCCGGTTTGGCCTCTAGTTTGCTGAATCAACAGTCACTGAAACGATCGGCCAATCAGATGGGAGCTTCAGCCAAGAGACGACCCAAAGTTCAACCCAGTACTCTGGTACTACCTCCTCA GTATGTGGATGATGTCATCTCTCGGATCGGCAGGATGTTTCCTGATATGACCATTGAGCTGTTCAGACCTAACGGGACATCTGCTGTACTGCTG GTAACTCTGGGAAAGGTGTTGAAGGCGATTGTAGTGATGCGTTCACTGTTCATCGACAGAACTGTTGTTCGAGGTTTCAGTGAAAACGTTTACAATGAAGACGGAAAG CTGGACATTTGGACCAAGTCTCAGTACCAGGTGTTCCAGAAG GTAACGGATCATGCTACCACTGCTCTGCTGCACTACCAGTTGCCCCAGATGCCTGATGTTGTGGTTCGATCTTTCATG aCCTGGCTGCGGAGCTACATTAAGCTCTTCCAGTCTTCGTGCCAGCGCTGTGGTCGCTTCCTGCAGGATGGACTTCCTCCAACATGGAGGGACTTTAGAACCCTGGAGGCATTTCATGACACCTGCCGCATGTGA